One genomic segment of Vagococcus intermedius includes these proteins:
- the murD gene encoding UDP-N-acetylmuramoyl-L-alanine--D-glutamate ligase, whose amino-acid sequence MKKVAMYENEKILVLGLARSGMSAARLLHQLGALVTVNDGKDFDENPEAQELLSMGIRVVAGGHPVELLDEEFTLVVKNPGIPYSNPILEKAIEKNIPIITEVELAYQIAEATIVGITGTNGKTTTTTMIGDILTAGLEKGTALLAGNIGAPASTIAQNAQAEDVLVTELSSFQLMGVRAFKPHIGVITNIYEAHLDYHSSRDEYVNAKWAMQQNMTKEDILIVNGNQPELKELARTTKAQVLYFSTSQEESASAYVAEDTIYYLGDKIMTTTELGVPGEHNIENALAAILVAKQFNISNETIKTALQHFGGVEHRTEFVTEIEGCKYYNDSKATNILATEKALSGFDNSKTILLAGGLDRGNDFDELVPSIKGLKGIVLYGESKYKLKEAADVSNITNIKVVNTLEEAVSEAVPMSTKGDAILLSPACASWDQYKNFEIRGNVFKEEVKKIKGKSE is encoded by the coding sequence ATGAAAAAAGTGGCGATGTATGAAAACGAAAAGATTTTAGTGTTAGGATTAGCAAGAAGTGGCATGAGCGCAGCACGTTTATTGCACCAATTGGGAGCTCTAGTAACAGTTAATGATGGAAAAGACTTTGATGAAAATCCAGAAGCACAGGAGTTACTATCTATGGGGATTCGCGTCGTCGCTGGAGGTCATCCAGTTGAATTGTTAGATGAGGAGTTTACCTTGGTTGTTAAAAACCCAGGAATTCCTTATTCTAATCCTATTCTCGAAAAAGCAATTGAAAAAAATATTCCGATTATCACGGAAGTAGAGTTGGCCTATCAAATAGCGGAGGCGACAATTGTTGGTATTACAGGAACAAATGGCAAAACAACGACAACGACAATGATTGGTGACATTTTAACAGCTGGTTTAGAAAAAGGGACAGCATTACTAGCAGGAAACATTGGTGCACCAGCAAGTACGATTGCTCAAAATGCTCAAGCAGAAGATGTTTTAGTAACAGAATTATCTAGTTTTCAATTGATGGGAGTTAGAGCGTTTAAACCACATATTGGTGTTATTACAAATATCTATGAAGCTCATTTAGATTATCATAGTTCACGAGACGAATACGTCAATGCCAAGTGGGCTATGCAACAAAACATGACGAAAGAAGATATTTTAATAGTAAACGGTAATCAACCAGAGTTAAAAGAGTTAGCTAGAACAACAAAAGCTCAAGTTCTTTACTTTTCAACTAGTCAAGAAGAAAGTGCGAGTGCTTACGTAGCAGAGGATACTATTTATTATTTAGGTGACAAGATTATGACTACTACTGAACTGGGAGTGCCGGGTGAGCATAATATCGAAAATGCCCTAGCTGCTATTTTGGTAGCAAAACAGTTTAACATATCTAATGAGACTATAAAAACGGCCTTGCAACATTTTGGCGGTGTTGAACATCGCACAGAGTTCGTTACAGAGATTGAAGGTTGTAAGTATTATAATGACTCGAAAGCGACTAATATTTTGGCAACTGAAAAAGCTTTAAGTGGTTTTGATAATTCTAAAACTATTTTATTAGCGGGTGGGTTAGACCGAGGCAATGATTTTGATGAATTAGTCCCAAGTATTAAAGGTTTAAAAGGAATCGTGCTATATGGCGAAAGCAAATATAAATTAAAAGAAGCGGCAGATGTTTCTAACATCACTAATATTAAGGTAGTTAATACCTTAGAAGAAGCAGTTTCTGAAGCTGTTCCAATGAGTACTAAAGGAGATGCAATTTTATTATCACCTGCTTGTGCAAGTTGGGACCAATATAAAAACTTTGAAATACGTGGTAATGTATTTAAAGAAGAAGTCAAAAAAATAAAAGGTAAGAGTGAGTAA
- the recN gene encoding DNA repair protein RecN, translating to MLQELAIENFAIISSLQVSFGEGMTTLTGETGAGKSIIIDAVGLLMGGRGSTDYIRQGATKCLLEGQFIVGKANKLPLLLEELSIDLTDGTVIISREINQSGKNVCRVNGRLVNTTVLREIGTYLVDIHGQNEHQELMQADHHLNLLDQYASDQLPNLKETYKQIYQSYKKTLKRVKNKQTNEKEFAQRLDMLTFQSQEIESADLRIGEESELKEERQRLANYHKVMAALNNTYDALSGGETSSLDGVGFAMNEMMDIENLATEYSDISETIKNSYYQLQEVANEALRCVDALEVDEGRLDEIETRLDVIRQLKRKYGESEEQILSYWQEINEELLASTQFEQQNEQLEKELATLETALIKAADELSLERKKVARKLEEAILKELAELYLEKTLFEVRFFESDNPIYQESGQDSVEFYITTNPGEPLKPLVKVASGGELSRVMLALKTIFSQLHGMTSIVFDEVDTGVSGRVAQAIANKIHQISQRSQVLCITHLPQVAAVADTQYYIEKNIVGERTETSLYLLTHDERVLEVGRMLAGDEITPLTIEHAKELLALAKK from the coding sequence TGGCAGAGGGTCTACTGATTATATTAGGCAAGGCGCTACTAAATGTTTATTAGAAGGACAGTTTATAGTAGGTAAAGCTAATAAGTTACCACTACTATTGGAAGAACTTTCAATTGATTTAACCGATGGTACGGTGATCATTTCGCGTGAAATAAATCAAAGTGGTAAAAATGTTTGTCGAGTAAATGGCCGCTTGGTCAATACAACAGTTTTACGTGAAATTGGTACGTATTTAGTCGACATTCACGGTCAAAATGAGCATCAAGAATTAATGCAAGCTGACCATCATTTAAATTTGCTAGATCAATACGCCTCTGACCAGTTGCCAAACTTAAAAGAAACCTATAAACAAATTTATCAATCCTATAAAAAAACTTTAAAACGTGTTAAAAATAAGCAAACGAATGAAAAGGAGTTTGCTCAGCGACTAGATATGCTTACTTTTCAATCACAAGAAATCGAATCAGCAGATTTAAGAATTGGGGAAGAAAGCGAATTAAAAGAAGAGCGTCAGCGTTTGGCTAATTATCATAAAGTGATGGCAGCGTTGAATAATACTTACGATGCTTTATCAGGCGGTGAAACAAGTAGTTTAGATGGTGTCGGATTTGCTATGAATGAAATGATGGATATTGAAAATTTAGCAACAGAATATTCAGATATTTCGGAAACTATTAAAAATAGTTATTACCAATTGCAAGAAGTCGCTAATGAGGCATTGCGTTGTGTGGATGCTTTAGAAGTCGATGAGGGACGTTTAGATGAAATTGAAACGCGTTTGGATGTGATTCGTCAACTTAAGCGTAAGTATGGGGAGTCGGAAGAACAAATCCTCAGTTATTGGCAGGAGATTAATGAAGAATTATTAGCCTCAACCCAATTCGAGCAACAAAATGAGCAATTGGAAAAAGAATTAGCGACATTGGAAACGGCCTTAATTAAAGCGGCGGATGAATTAAGTCTTGAACGAAAAAAAGTTGCCCGCAAATTGGAGGAAGCTATTTTAAAAGAGTTAGCAGAACTTTATCTTGAAAAGACGCTGTTTGAAGTTCGCTTTTTTGAATCTGATAATCCAATCTATCAAGAAAGTGGACAAGATAGTGTTGAATTTTATATCACGACAAATCCAGGAGAGCCACTAAAACCCTTAGTTAAAGTTGCCTCAGGAGGCGAATTATCTCGAGTGATGTTGGCGCTTAAAACTATTTTTTCACAATTACATGGAATGACTAGTATTGTCTTTGATGAGGTAGATACAGGAGTTAGTGGTAGAGTGGCACAAGCCATTGCTAATAAAATTCATCAAATTTCACAGCGTTCGCAAGTTTTATGTATTACCCATCTCCCTCAGGTAGCAGCTGTAGCTGATACACAATATTATATTGAAAAAAATATTGTAGGGGAGCGTACAGAAACGTCACTGTATTTATTAACACATGACGAGCGAGTCTTGGAAGTAGGGCGAATGTTAGCTGGAGATGAAATTACACCGTTAACAATTGAACATGCCAAAGAACTTTTGGCGTTAGCCAAAAAATAA
- a CDS encoding DUF4044 domain-containing protein, giving the protein MYDKKPSTFSKITKVVVWVMLISIIGSAVIGGVMMLF; this is encoded by the coding sequence ATGTATGATAAAAAACCAAGTACGTTTTCAAAAATTACAAAAGTAGTAGTCTGGGTTATGCTGATTTCAATTATCGGTTCTGCCGTAATTGGTGGCGTCATGATGCTATTTTAA
- the mraZ gene encoding division/cell wall cluster transcriptional repressor MraZ, with the protein MLMGEYRHNIDSKGRLIVPSKFREELGNKFVVTRGMDGCLFGYHLNEWKKLEEKLKEMPLAKKEARTFVRFFYSAATECELDKQGRINIPSTLRNHASLLKECVVIGVSDRIEIWSQDRWQEYSLTAEENFDELAETMVDFGF; encoded by the coding sequence ATGTTAATGGGAGAATATAGACATAATATCGACTCAAAGGGTCGTTTAATTGTGCCTTCAAAATTCCGCGAAGAGTTAGGAAATAAGTTTGTTGTGACTCGTGGAATGGATGGTTGTTTGTTTGGCTACCACTTAAATGAATGGAAAAAACTAGAAGAAAAATTAAAAGAGATGCCGTTAGCTAAGAAAGAGGCCAGGACATTTGTCCGTTTTTTTTATTCCGCCGCTACTGAGTGTGAATTAGATAAACAAGGTCGAATTAACATCCCAAGTACACTACGAAATCACGCCTCTTTATTAAAAGAATGTGTCGTGATTGGTGTTTCAGACAGGATTGAGATTTGGAGTCAAGATAGATGGCAGGAGTATTCACTTACTGCTGAAGAAAATTTTGATGAATTAGCTGAAACAATGGTAGATTTTGGTTTTTAG
- a CDS encoding DUF3397 domain-containing protein — protein sequence MKLISIMLVLWYIFPIVLLTACNFIVQTVPFFKRHSIIATDLATPFLLMSIHVISVDTYQKSAVPYVIIIILLMGVGVSLSHAYYYGDIQYERFFKTFWRIIFLVMLLAHLILIILSVFSYL from the coding sequence GTGAAGTTGATATCAATTATGTTAGTGCTATGGTATATTTTTCCAATTGTTTTATTGACAGCGTGCAACTTTATTGTTCAAACTGTTCCATTTTTTAAACGTCACAGTATTATTGCAACTGATTTAGCAACTCCATTTTTATTAATGAGTATTCATGTGATTTCAGTAGATACCTACCAAAAATCAGCTGTACCCTATGTAATCATCATAATATTATTGATGGGTGTGGGTGTATCATTAAGTCATGCTTATTATTATGGAGATATCCAATATGAACGTTTTTTTAAAACTTTTTGGCGTATTATATTTTTAGTCATGCTTTTGGCCCATTTAATCTTAATTATCTTAAGTGTTTTTAGTTACCTATAA
- the murG gene encoding undecaprenyldiphospho-muramoylpentapeptide beta-N-acetylglucosaminyltransferase: protein MRVLVSGGGTGGHIYPAVSLVKHLREQHPTAEFLYVGTERGLESKIVPEANIPFKTIEIQGFRRSLSLENFKTVYLFLKSVRDSKKIIKEFKPDVVLGTGGYVSAAVVYSAHKQGVPTVIHEQNSVPGVTNKFLAKYVDKIAICFPEAAEYFPSQKVEITGNPRAQEVATVEKSDILKTYGLDPVKTTALIFGGSQGALKLSSAMKDSLAELASRDYQILFATGERYYEEIANELKTNFSDCQNIALQPYISNMEDVLKNVDLVVSRAGATTIAELTALGLPSILIPSPNVTNDHQTKNAMSLVNVGAASLLKDCDLDGTHLVAALDNILLDKASLAVMSEASRQQGIPDATDRLLTVVSTIMS, encoded by the coding sequence ATGAGAGTATTAGTATCAGGTGGTGGTACAGGGGGACATATCTACCCGGCTGTATCTTTAGTTAAACATTTAAGAGAGCAACATCCGACTGCTGAATTTTTATATGTAGGAACAGAGCGTGGCTTGGAAAGTAAAATTGTTCCCGAAGCGAATATTCCATTTAAAACGATTGAAATTCAAGGTTTTCGTCGATCATTGTCTTTAGAAAATTTTAAAACTGTTTATTTATTTCTAAAAAGTGTTCGTGATTCGAAAAAAATTATTAAAGAGTTTAAGCCAGATGTCGTATTAGGAACTGGTGGCTATGTTTCGGCAGCTGTTGTTTACAGTGCACATAAACAAGGGGTTCCAACAGTTATCCATGAACAAAATAGCGTACCTGGCGTTACAAATAAATTTTTAGCTAAGTATGTGGATAAAATTGCTATTTGTTTTCCAGAAGCAGCTGAGTATTTTCCAAGTCAAAAAGTTGAAATAACAGGAAATCCACGTGCTCAAGAAGTAGCAACTGTTGAGAAATCAGATATTTTAAAAACATATGGGTTAGATCCAGTAAAAACAACGGCTTTAATTTTTGGCGGGAGCCAAGGCGCTTTAAAATTGAGTAGTGCGATGAAAGATAGTTTGGCAGAATTAGCTTCTCGTGATTATCAAATTCTTTTTGCAACAGGTGAGCGTTATTATGAAGAGATTGCTAATGAATTAAAAACTAATTTCTCTGATTGCCAAAATATAGCCTTACAACCTTATATTAGTAATATGGAAGACGTTCTGAAAAATGTCGATTTGGTAGTGAGTCGAGCAGGGGCAACAACCATTGCGGAGTTGACAGCATTAGGTTTGCCTTCTATCTTAATCCCAAGTCCTAATGTGACAAATGATCATCAAACTAAAAATGCGATGAGTCTAGTTAATGTAGGGGCTGCTAGTTTATTAAAAGACTGTGATTTAGATGGCACTCATCTAGTAGCGGCTTTAGATAACATATTATTAGATAAGGCAAGCTTAGCTGTGATGTCAGAAGCATCACGCCAACAAGGAATACCTGATGCTACGGATAGATTATTGACAGTAGTTTCAACCATTATGTCTTAG
- the ftsL gene encoding cell division protein FtsL, translating to MPELKKYDTSQLDRDQSLPKEKVAPKVIEFPHTKLKSISKLEKNIMLVSVGIFILLAIMTVKLTVETSQLVEEISVIQVGVNDKLDKVNKLDQERSELSRASRLKGLAETAGMEVNDDNVRNVEK from the coding sequence ATGCCTGAGTTAAAAAAGTATGATACATCTCAACTTGACAGAGATCAGTCACTGCCAAAAGAGAAAGTAGCCCCTAAGGTGATCGAGTTTCCCCATACTAAATTAAAGAGCATTTCTAAGTTAGAAAAAAACATTATGCTAGTTAGCGTGGGTATTTTCATTTTACTAGCAATCATGACGGTTAAATTGACAGTTGAAACCTCTCAATTAGTTGAGGAGATTTCGGTTATCCAAGTAGGTGTTAATGACAAGTTGGATAAAGTTAATAAGTTAGATCAAGAAAGAAGTGAGTTGTCACGTGCCTCACGCTTAAAAGGTTTAGCCGAAACAGCGGGCATGGAAGTAAATGATGACAATGTAAGGAATGTTGAAAAATGA
- a CDS encoding peptidoglycan D,D-transpeptidase FtsI family protein, whose product MIKKLIELCKNKTLSPKENRRLTGVVFFGTAVLVFSIFIFRFIYIVGVGKVGETSLGTQTQEIYQGSSVVQAKRGTIYDRNGLVIAEDATSYSLYAILDKNYLGIMDPDTKEREKLYVEPKNKKSIAKILSKYTDLEEKDILERLKPKKNKQGNLITQVEFKGRNISLETKNKIEKAFEKKDIKGIYFTEHPARLYPNGVFSPYLIGYANLADKEDESKGLTGQMGIEYAFNKELKGQNGKIRYQKDRQQNPLPGSVIVEKEAVDGKDIYTTLDSGLQSRLEDLMTETYDTYGPEDITATLMEAKTGKILAASQRPGFNPETLEGLVDVDTPQWQNLLVEMPFEPGSTMKPFTVAAAIELGVFNENATFETGGIRVGDALINDHMPEGIGTITYRQALAWSSNVGMVHLQQAMDMRWLDYIKQFGFVKTTNSGLRGENVGTLQDETTVDRAMSAYGQAISVTPFQMLQAYTAITNEGEMIKPRFIDKVVDTDGKAKRQKKEIVGKPIKKDTANKVLEMMIDITEDERYGTGKNFYKIDGYHVAAKTGTAQIFDNNTGSYLENQYLYSVVQVAPAEDPEYIMYVTLRRPPVGVQAEELISNISNPLLKRALDFDAKNQKKSAAQDRKDEEAQEIAEAKAREAKKQSDK is encoded by the coding sequence ATGATTAAGAAGTTAATAGAATTATGTAAAAATAAAACATTGAGTCCTAAAGAAAATCGCAGACTAACGGGTGTAGTATTCTTTGGGACTGCGGTTTTAGTTTTTTCTATTTTTATTTTTCGCTTTATATATATTGTAGGAGTAGGTAAAGTGGGGGAAACCTCACTGGGTACTCAAACGCAGGAAATATATCAGGGCAGTAGCGTAGTTCAAGCAAAGCGGGGAACGATCTATGATCGTAACGGACTCGTGATAGCTGAGGACGCTACTTCTTATTCTTTATATGCCATTTTAGATAAAAATTATCTCGGTATAATGGATCCTGACACAAAAGAGCGTGAAAAACTTTATGTTGAACCTAAAAATAAAAAGTCAATTGCTAAAATTTTAAGTAAGTATACCGATTTAGAAGAAAAAGATATTTTAGAACGTTTGAAACCTAAGAAGAATAAACAGGGGAATCTCATTACTCAAGTTGAATTCAAAGGGCGTAATATTTCATTAGAAACAAAAAATAAAATTGAAAAAGCCTTTGAAAAAAAAGATATTAAAGGTATCTATTTCACAGAACATCCGGCAAGATTATATCCAAATGGGGTCTTTTCTCCCTATTTAATAGGGTATGCTAACTTGGCAGATAAAGAAGATGAGTCCAAAGGTCTTACAGGACAAATGGGAATAGAGTATGCTTTTAATAAGGAATTAAAAGGTCAAAATGGTAAGATACGTTATCAAAAAGATCGTCAGCAAAATCCTTTGCCAGGGAGCGTTATAGTTGAAAAAGAAGCAGTTGATGGTAAAGATATTTATACAACCTTAGATAGTGGGTTACAGTCTCGTTTGGAAGACCTGATGACAGAAACCTATGACACTTACGGTCCAGAAGATATTACAGCCACCTTAATGGAGGCTAAAACTGGTAAAATTTTAGCAGCCTCTCAGCGACCAGGGTTTAATCCAGAAACTTTAGAGGGTTTGGTTGATGTAGACACACCACAATGGCAGAATTTATTAGTTGAGATGCCGTTTGAACCAGGTTCTACAATGAAGCCTTTTACAGTGGCTGCTGCGATTGAACTAGGTGTGTTTAATGAAAATGCAACGTTTGAAACAGGTGGGATTAGAGTAGGAGATGCTCTTATTAATGACCATATGCCAGAAGGTATTGGGACCATCACTTATCGCCAAGCCCTTGCTTGGTCAAGTAACGTCGGAATGGTTCATTTGCAACAAGCAATGGATATGCGTTGGCTGGATTATATTAAACAATTTGGTTTTGTCAAAACAACCAATTCTGGTTTAAGAGGAGAAAACGTAGGAACACTCCAGGATGAAACAACAGTTGATAGAGCGATGTCAGCTTATGGACAAGCTATTTCAGTCACACCATTTCAAATGCTACAAGCTTACACAGCCATTACCAACGAAGGAGAAATGATTAAACCACGCTTCATTGACAAAGTAGTTGATACTGATGGTAAGGCTAAGCGTCAAAAAAAAGAAATAGTAGGGAAACCAATCAAGAAAGATACGGCCAACAAGGTTCTAGAAATGATGATAGATATTACTGAAGATGAGCGATACGGAACAGGTAAAAATTTCTATAAAATTGATGGTTATCATGTAGCAGCTAAAACTGGTACGGCTCAAATTTTTGATAATAATACAGGTAGTTATTTAGAAAATCAGTACCTGTACTCTGTCGTACAAGTTGCGCCAGCAGAAGATCCTGAATACATTATGTACGTGACTTTACGTCGCCCACCAGTAGGGGTACAGGCTGAAGAATTAATTAGCAACATTTCTAACCCCTTGTTGAAACGGGCTTTAGATTTTGATGCTAAAAATCAAAAAAAATCGGCCGCTCAAGATCGTAAAGATGAAGAGGCACAAGAGATTGCTGAAGCGAAGGCGCGTGAAGCAAAAAAACAAAGTGATAAATAG
- a CDS encoding magnesium transporter CorA family protein, with translation MIQYLTLTPDNQITEVATVDQATWLHVENPTSSEITRLSQHYNFPQDYLTAVLDNQEISRYETPKQSELVTPLLLLLQYPHQTLSPSGFRQIQALPFSMIVTPDILITSCKEDLDFLPHIEHGQRLNSNLTNETEKITTQLAWLFSDLFNYHLKSIRIETDRLESELQLSTENKQLFELMDMQKSLIYFNSALDQNLNVLQKVYESNLIMTSKDSLTVVFDIIIETKQALASVKIQTELLAQLGNIFSAIVSNNMNIVMKVLTVITIILTIPTIIGGIYGMNVALPFSNDQHAFWWLLLAIGLLSLFTVWILKKKKFF, from the coding sequence ATGATTCAATATTTGACCCTAACGCCCGACAACCAAATAACTGAAGTTGCAACTGTCGATCAAGCAACCTGGTTACATGTAGAAAACCCAACTAGTAGCGAGATTACGAGACTTTCTCAGCACTATAATTTTCCACAAGATTATCTCACTGCTGTTCTAGACAATCAAGAAATCTCTCGTTATGAAACGCCTAAACAAAGTGAATTAGTAACACCTCTTTTATTATTACTACAATATCCACACCAAACTCTAAGCCCTAGCGGCTTTAGACAAATCCAAGCTTTACCATTTAGTATGATCGTTACACCCGATATCCTGATTACAAGTTGTAAAGAAGACTTAGATTTTCTACCACATATCGAGCATGGCCAACGTCTTAACTCTAACCTTACAAATGAAACAGAAAAGATAACAACTCAGCTAGCTTGGCTCTTCTCTGACTTATTTAACTATCACTTAAAATCAATTCGCATTGAGACGGATCGATTGGAAAGTGAGCTTCAATTATCGACCGAAAACAAACAGCTTTTTGAACTAATGGATATGCAGAAAAGTTTGATCTACTTCAACTCAGCCTTGGATCAAAATCTCAATGTTTTACAAAAAGTTTATGAATCTAATTTGATTATGACTTCAAAAGACAGTTTAACCGTGGTCTTCGATATTATTATCGAAACCAAACAAGCTTTAGCCTCTGTAAAAATTCAAACTGAACTATTAGCACAACTAGGAAATATTTTCTCTGCCATTGTGTCTAATAATATGAATATCGTGATGAAAGTTTTAACAGTCATCACAATTATTTTAACTATTCCAACCATTATCGGTGGGATCTACGGTATGAATGTCGCTCTGCCTTTTTCAAATGATCAACATGCTTTTTGGTGGCTATTATTAGCTATTGGTTTATTGAGTCTCTTTACAGTTTGGATTTTAAAAAAGAAAAAATTTTTTTAA
- the mraY gene encoding phospho-N-acetylmuramoyl-pentapeptide-transferase, with protein MEWTKVFLPIALSFAITVSLMPLFIGYFQMKKHGQSIREDGPTWHNNKAGTPTMGGTVFLVGTVLTSLIFGVWQKQMTASLAIILFILVLYGMLGFLDDFIKIFKKRNMGLNSKQKLIGQIVGGLVFYAVYRMQGFPNSIMIPGFGDINLGILYGLFLLIWLVGFSNAVNLTDGLDGLVAGLGMISFGTYAIIAWNQKQYDVLLVCLATFGGLLGFFLFNKKPAKIFMGDVGSLALGGMLAAISILLHQEWTLLLIGLVYIIETLSVMMQVTSFKLTGKRIFKMSPIHHHFEMSGWSEWKIDIVFWIIGLLMSVITLMILY; from the coding sequence ATGGAATGGACGAAAGTATTTTTACCGATTGCACTTAGTTTTGCAATTACAGTATCATTGATGCCGTTATTCATTGGTTATTTCCAAATGAAAAAACACGGACAATCAATTAGAGAAGATGGCCCAACTTGGCACAATAACAAAGCAGGAACACCAACGATGGGAGGTACTGTTTTCTTAGTTGGGACAGTTCTAACCTCACTTATTTTTGGTGTTTGGCAAAAACAAATGACCGCATCGTTAGCGATTATTTTGTTTATCTTAGTGTTGTATGGGATGTTAGGATTTTTAGATGATTTTATCAAAATCTTCAAAAAACGTAACATGGGTTTGAATTCTAAACAAAAATTAATTGGACAAATTGTGGGAGGTCTGGTATTTTATGCGGTTTACCGTATGCAAGGATTTCCAAACTCAATCATGATTCCTGGATTCGGAGATATTAATCTAGGTATCTTGTATGGTTTGTTTTTATTAATCTGGTTAGTTGGTTTTTCTAATGCAGTTAATTTAACAGATGGGTTAGATGGATTAGTTGCAGGTTTGGGCATGATTTCATTTGGAACATATGCTATTATTGCATGGAATCAAAAACAATATGATGTCTTATTAGTTTGTTTAGCAACATTTGGCGGCTTATTAGGTTTCTTTTTATTCAATAAAAAACCAGCCAAAATTTTCATGGGAGATGTTGGTTCCCTAGCTTTAGGTGGCATGTTAGCAGCAATCTCAATTTTACTACATCAAGAATGGACATTATTGTTAATTGGTTTAGTTTATATTATTGAAACATTAAGTGTCATGATGCAAGTAACATCATTTAAACTAACTGGGAAACGCATATTTAAGATGAGTCCCATTCACCATCATTTTGAAATGTCAGGTTGGTCAGAGTGGAAAATTGATATTGTTTTTTGGATAATAGGATTATTGATGTCAGTAATTACTTTAATGATTTTATATTAA
- the rsmH gene encoding 16S rRNA (cytosine(1402)-N(4))-methyltransferase RsmH: protein MTEEFRHTTVLLKETVDKLNIKPNGVYVDCTLGGAGHSEYLLSQLNEEGHLYAFDQDQVAIDHARVKLASYVEKGMVTFIKSNFRYLKSELEAIGIYQVDGILYDLGVSSPQLDEAERGFSYHQDAPLDMRMDQEASFSARDLVNEYEYHELVKIFFRYGEEKFSKQVARAIERQREVQPIETTSELVEIIKSAIPAPARRKGGHPAKRVFQAIRIAVNDELAVVEESLEQAIDLLIPGGRISVITFHSLEDRIVKVIFKELSQPKDTPPGLPVIPDEFKPILSLVNRKPILPSEEELIENNRARSSKLRVAEKNQLTGGGMSDA, encoded by the coding sequence ATGACTGAAGAATTTCGTCATACTACAGTATTATTAAAAGAAACAGTTGATAAATTAAATATAAAACCTAATGGGGTCTATGTTGATTGCACATTAGGTGGTGCAGGACATAGTGAATACCTACTATCACAATTGAATGAGGAAGGTCATCTTTATGCTTTTGATCAAGACCAGGTGGCTATTGACCATGCGAGAGTGAAACTTGCTTCGTATGTTGAAAAAGGAATGGTAACGTTTATCAAATCTAATTTTAGATATTTAAAATCTGAATTAGAAGCCATTGGCATTTATCAAGTTGATGGGATACTCTATGATTTAGGCGTGTCATCGCCCCAATTAGACGAGGCGGAACGTGGTTTTAGTTATCATCAAGATGCACCTTTAGATATGAGAATGGACCAAGAGGCAAGTTTTTCAGCTCGTGACTTAGTAAATGAGTACGAGTATCATGAGTTAGTTAAGATATTTTTCCGTTATGGAGAGGAAAAATTTTCTAAGCAAGTGGCTCGTGCGATTGAGAGACAGCGCGAAGTTCAGCCGATTGAAACGACAAGTGAGTTGGTAGAAATTATCAAATCCGCGATTCCAGCCCCAGCTCGTCGAAAAGGTGGACATCCAGCGAAACGTGTCTTCCAAGCAATTAGAATTGCTGTTAACGATGAGTTGGCAGTAGTGGAGGAGTCCTTAGAACAAGCGATAGACCTTTTGATACCTGGAGGCAGAATTAGCGTAATTACCTTCCATTCTCTAGAGGATCGTATTGTTAAAGTGATTTTTAAAGAGCTTAGTCAGCCTAAGGACACACCACCCGGTTTGCCAGTTATACCAGATGAGTTTAAACCGATATTAAGTTTAGTAAATCGCAAACCTATTCTACCAAGTGAAGAAGAGTTAATTGAAAATAATCGAGCACGTAGTTCTAAATTACGAGTAGCTGAAAAAAACCAATTAACTGGGGGAGGGATGAGTGATGCCTGA